GAAAAATTCCTGGAAAACCCGCGCCATATCGAGTTCCAGGTCCTGGCCGATGAACACGGCAATGCCATTCATCTGGGCGAGCGCGACTGCTCCATGCAGCGTCGTCATCAAAAAGTGATCGAGGAAGCCCCCGCCCCCGGCATTACCGAGAAAATGCGCAAGAAGATCGGCGAACGCTGCGCCGAGGCCTGCCGCGAAATCGGTTATCGCGGCGCCGGCACGTTCGAATTTCTGTATCAGGACGGTGAATTCTATTTCATCGAGATGAATACCCGCGTACAGGTGGAACACCCGGTCACCGAAATGATCACCGGCGTGGACATCGTGCGCGAACAGCTGCTGATCGCCTCGGGGAAAAAACTGCGTTATACCCAAAAAGAGATCGAAATCCGCGGCCATGCGATCGAATGTCGCATCAACGCCGAAGATCCGGACAAGTTCATTCCCTCGCCGGGCACTATCACGTCTTATCATGCGCCGGGTGGACCGGGCATCCGGGTCGACACCCATATCTATAACGGTTACCGGGTCCCGCCCTATTACGACTCGATGATTGGCAAGCTGATCGCCCACGGCGAAGATCGCGAGACCGCCCTGGCACGCATGCGCATCGCCCTGAGCGAAATCGTGGTCGAAGGCATCAAGACCAACGTCCCCCTGCACCAGGAACTGATCCGCGACGCCAACTTCCGGGCCGGTGGTACGAACATTCATTACCTCGAAAAACTGTTGAGTGAACGCTAGTTCACTTAACAGTTTTTCAGTGCCGAGGGACGAGTGACGAGTGACGAGGCAAAACAACCGGCTTGTCCTCGTTACTCGTCCCTCGTAACTCGGCCCTTTTCTCTTATGGCATGGCTACAACTCATCATCCCCGCGTCGGCCGAACAGGTCGAACGTCTCAGTGATGCCCTGGAGGAAGTCGGGGCCGCCTCGGTGACGCTGCAGGATGCCGCCGATCAGCCGCTGCTGGAGCCGGCACCCGGCACCACGCCCATCTGGTCCCAGACCCGGGTCATCGGTCTGTTCGAAGCCGACCGGGATCCGGCAACCCTCATCAATCAGATCAACCGGCAGCTGCCCGACCCGGTCAATGACTGGAAAGCTGAGCCGCTGGAAGATCAGAACTGGGTGCGCGCCTGGATGGATCATTTCCAGCCGATG
Above is a genomic segment from Thiohalophilus sp. containing:
- the accC gene encoding acetyl-CoA carboxylase biotin carboxylase subunit, whose protein sequence is MIEKVLIANRGEIALRILRACRELGIKTVAVHSDADRDLKHVRLADESVCIGPASSTDSYLNIPAVISAAEVTDSMAIHPGYGFLSENADFAERVMESGFIFIGPRPDTIRMMGDKVQAIKAMQKTGVPCVPGSDGPLGSDEETNIHLAREIGYPIIIKAAGGGGGRGMRVVHSEAALLNAISMTKAEAGGAFGNDMVYMEKFLENPRHIEFQVLADEHGNAIHLGERDCSMQRRHQKVIEEAPAPGITEKMRKKIGERCAEACREIGYRGAGTFEFLYQDGEFYFIEMNTRVQVEHPVTEMITGVDIVREQLLIASGKKLRYTQKEIEIRGHAIECRINAEDPDKFIPSPGTITSYHAPGGPGIRVDTHIYNGYRVPPYYDSMIGKLIAHGEDRETALARMRIALSEIVVEGIKTNVPLHQELIRDANFRAGGTNIHYLEKLLSER